From the genome of Methanobrevibacter smithii ATCC 35061, one region includes:
- a CDS encoding MTH1187 family thiamine-binding protein gives MITADFAILPVGTEDTECKEYVTAAVQAIKDSGLNYQLTGMGTQIEAENLKELYEAIANAQEAVFKTGIDRVYTVIKVDDRRDLENRTLDAKIDTVNKMLK, from the coding sequence ATGATAACTGCAGATTTCGCAATATTACCTGTTGGAACTGAAGATACTGAATGTAAAGAATATGTAACTGCTGCTGTTCAAGCAATTAAAGATTCTGGACTTAACTATCAATTAACAGGTATGGGAACTCAAATAGAAGCTGAAAATCTTAAAGAATTATACGAAGCTATAGCTAATGCACAAGAAGCTGTATTTAAAACTGGAATCGATAGAGTTTACACTGTTATTAAAGTCGATGACAGACGTGATTTAGAAAACAGAACTTTAGATGCTAAAATTGACACAGTAAATAAAATGTTAAAATAA
- a CDS encoding DegT/DnrJ/EryC1/StrS family aminotransferase, with amino-acid sequence MADIKVPIAKPIIGEEEIKNVVEVLKSGMIAQGPKVTEFEEKFAAWIGTKYAIATNSGTSALHVALLAAGIGKGDEVITTPFTFIATGNSIIYTGATPVFADIDLKTYTIDPDSIEALITDKTKAILPVQLYGQSADMDRINEIADKHGLKVIEDAAQAHGAMYKGKNVGALGDAGCFSFYPTKNMTTSEGGIITTDDEELAKRARIFRAHGSSIKYTHDEIGYNFRMTDISAAIGLAQLNVIDGFNDKRIANAEYLNEGLKDVDGVVTPYSADDFKHVYHQYTILVEKGKRDDWVDFLTQKGIGTGVHYPIPLYNQPIYKKLGIEGSAPDAELAANHVISLPVHPSLTQEDLDLVIDAVKQASDSFN; translated from the coding sequence ATGGCGGATATTAAAGTTCCAATTGCAAAACCAATAATTGGAGAAGAAGAAATTAAAAATGTTGTAGAAGTTTTAAAATCAGGTATGATTGCTCAAGGTCCTAAAGTAACTGAATTTGAAGAAAAATTTGCTGCTTGGATTGGAACAAAATATGCAATTGCAACTAATTCTGGAACATCTGCTCTACATGTAGCTTTACTTGCAGCAGGAATAGGTAAAGGGGATGAAGTGATAACTACTCCATTTACATTTATAGCTACTGGAAATTCAATTATTTATACGGGAGCAACTCCTGTTTTTGCAGACATTGACTTAAAAACATACACTATAGATCCAGACAGTATTGAGGCATTGATTACTGATAAGACAAAAGCTATTTTACCAGTTCAATTATATGGGCAATCTGCAGACATGGATAGAATTAATGAAATCGCTGATAAACATGGTTTAAAAGTTATTGAAGATGCGGCACAGGCTCATGGTGCAATGTACAAAGGTAAAAATGTGGGTGCACTTGGAGATGCGGGTTGTTTCAGTTTTTATCCTACTAAAAACATGACTACCAGTGAAGGCGGAATTATAACTACTGATGATGAGGAATTAGCTAAAAGAGCACGTATTTTTAGAGCTCATGGTTCCAGTATAAAATACACTCATGATGAAATAGGTTATAATTTTAGAATGACGGATATTTCTGCAGCTATCGGTCTTGCACAATTAAATGTAATTGACGGATTCAATGACAAAAGAATAGCTAATGCAGAATATTTAAATGAAGGTTTAAAAGATGTTGATGGGGTAGTAACTCCTTATTCTGCTGATGATTTTAAACATGTTTACCATCAATATACTATTCTTGTTGAAAAAGGAAAAAGAGATGATTGGGTTGATTTCTTAACTCAAAAAGGTATTGGAACAGGGGTTCATTATCCTATTCCATTATATAATCAGCCAATTTATAAAAAATTAGGTATCGAAGGCAGTGCACCAGATGCAGAGCTTGCTGCAAATCATGTAATTTCTTTACCGGTACATCCTTCATTAACACAAGAAGATTTGGATTTAGTTATTGATGCTGTAAAACAAGCTAGTGACAGCTTTAACTAA